From the genome of Ornithobacterium rhinotracheale, one region includes:
- a CDS encoding TetR/AcrR family transcriptional regulator → MARITDTSKMEKIREAIIDTVVVEGIKNASVAKIAKQAQVSMGYLYRFHSSKQELIDFIFKGLFQNLSQRLLTLLQEEKKLNTALHKFITELFTQANERPNHLLFLIKLTTDYSFHLAKEERETLNEICNKALALGLQTKEIRQDMTPEMLYTIIIGTAFFFINLRERAIFNKSAFTQEDVQLLTDIYTQALA, encoded by the coding sequence ATGGCACGAATTACAGACACTTCTAAAATGGAAAAAATCCGCGAGGCAATCATCGATACGGTGGTGGTCGAGGGGATTAAAAACGCCTCGGTGGCAAAAATCGCTAAGCAAGCGCAGGTTTCTATGGGCTACCTTTACAGGTTTCATTCCTCCAAGCAAGAGCTTATCGATTTTATTTTCAAGGGTTTATTCCAAAATCTCTCCCAACGGCTTTTAACGCTCTTGCAGGAGGAGAAAAAATTAAACACTGCCCTTCATAAATTTATTACAGAGCTTTTCACCCAAGCCAATGAGCGCCCCAATCACCTGCTTTTCCTCATCAAATTAACCACGGATTATTCCTTTCACCTAGCCAAGGAAGAGCGCGAAACCCTCAACGAAATTTGCAACAAGGCGCTTGCCTTAGGGCTTCAAACTAAGGAAATTCGCCAAGATATGACCCCCGAGATGCTATACACCATCATCATCGGAACGGCGTTCTTTTTCATTAATTTAAGAGAAAGAGCCATTTTCAATAAATCCGCTTTTACCCAAGAAGATGTACAATTATTAACCGATATTTATACCCAAGCCTTAGCGTAA
- a CDS encoding ABC transporter permease, producing MNRILKRIHLDAGNFYYAMMREFKNIFSDVAVLFSFILVSTVVSFLYAYVYSHQVLTDLPVAYVDMDNTAYSRQFIRMMDQTEQVQMNHAYAQFPEAVKAFEQEKVRGIVVVPQGFAKKLQKAQQPSVSVYTDGAYVLYYKQVLTAAKYATAYMSAGIEIKKIQAKGNLPKVAQIERAPLVGNAVNLYNLNAGYGTFLIPVVLVIIFQTTMLQAIGILGGTMRENHKMVELYPNANHPLGMLPIVMGKATTYLIISLCLLVYMVGFVMPYFQIPMRGSLLETVVYMIPFLLSVVYLGLFLLNFFRKREDAILAIMFTSVPALLLTGFSWPTDAMPWYLQALSNLVPTTLGAKGFVSITQMGAGISLIQKEFLWLWLLCIFYLILATLTFKRIYLIEWEGQEKQNKP from the coding sequence ATGAATAGAATCCTTAAAAGAATTCACCTCGACGCGGGAAACTTTTACTACGCAATGATGCGCGAGTTTAAAAACATTTTCTCCGATGTTGCCGTATTGTTTTCCTTCATTTTGGTCAGTACCGTAGTTTCCTTTCTGTATGCCTATGTGTATTCTCACCAGGTGCTAACCGATTTGCCCGTGGCTTATGTGGATATGGATAACACCGCATACAGCAGGCAATTTATCCGAATGATGGACCAGACCGAGCAGGTGCAAATGAACCACGCCTACGCCCAATTCCCCGAGGCGGTGAAAGCCTTCGAGCAGGAAAAAGTGCGGGGCATTGTGGTGGTGCCTCAGGGCTTTGCCAAGAAGTTGCAAAAAGCCCAACAGCCCAGCGTTTCGGTCTACACCGATGGGGCGTATGTGCTGTATTACAAGCAGGTGCTTACCGCCGCCAAATACGCCACGGCTTATATGAGTGCGGGCATCGAAATCAAGAAAATACAAGCCAAAGGCAATCTGCCCAAAGTGGCACAAATAGAGCGCGCTCCGCTGGTGGGCAACGCCGTGAATCTCTACAACCTCAATGCGGGCTATGGCACATTTCTGATTCCCGTAGTGTTGGTGATTATTTTCCAAACCACGATGCTCCAAGCCATCGGGATACTGGGCGGCACTATGCGCGAAAACCACAAAATGGTGGAACTCTACCCCAATGCCAACCACCCACTAGGAATGCTCCCCATCGTGATGGGCAAAGCCACCACCTACCTCATCATCAGCCTTTGCCTATTGGTGTATATGGTGGGCTTTGTGATGCCTTATTTCCAGATCCCGATGCGCGGAAGCCTTTTAGAAACGGTGGTGTATATGATTCCGTTTTTGCTTTCGGTGGTATACCTTGGGTTGTTTCTGCTGAACTTTTTCCGCAAGCGGGAAGACGCCATTTTAGCCATTATGTTCACCTCGGTGCCAGCGTTGCTTCTTACGGGCTTTTCTTGGCCCACCGATGCGATGCCGTGGTACTTGCAAGCCCTCTCGAACCTTGTGCCCACCACGCTCGGGGCTAAGGGTTTTGTATCTATCACACAAATGGGGGCGGGCATCAGCCTGATACAAAAGGAATTCCTCTGGCTGTGGCTACTGTGTATCTTTTATTTAATCCTCGCCACCCTCACCTTCAAACGCATCTACCTTATTGAGTGGGAAGGGCAAGAGAAACAAAACAAACCTTAA
- a CDS encoding ABC transporter permease, with protein MNLKQSPAHMKNGFWKVFFYEWQILIRSPKKLFLCLGLPLLIFFFFGQLFQAGTPHSFKTALIDYDQTPTSRQIVRALQSTPEIDFSAQPSDEFEAKKWLQRGDIYALIVIPQGVQRNLLGGQQSEIQCYTNGQFLLPAGNIQKAFSTTVAMVSAGIDIEKRKKKGQEDHWARTEVQPIKLDLHNLYNPYSNYGYYLITPFLPFMLEMLVVIMSIYIIATPLKYGFAKQWLRMSGENSWAALWGKLLPYTLVFCLVGWFMNFYLFRVIGTPLQVPMWNVVLMTFVLILTHQFVAVFFVSIARDMRTALTFGGGFCALCFSFGAYTFPIEGLPRFIQDISNIFPYTHFIKYFVARAIKGIPMDYALPNLMALGVYFVLFLCAYPLFVKKLNRGSYE; from the coding sequence ATGAATTTAAAACAATCCCCCGCTCATATGAAAAACGGTTTCTGGAAAGTATTTTTCTATGAATGGCAAATATTAATTCGCTCGCCTAAGAAGCTATTTTTATGCTTGGGCTTGCCCTTGCTGATTTTCTTTTTCTTTGGGCAATTATTTCAGGCGGGAACGCCCCACAGCTTCAAAACGGCATTGATTGATTACGACCAAACGCCCACCTCACGGCAAATTGTGCGCGCACTGCAATCCACCCCAGAGATTGATTTTAGCGCCCAACCCAGCGATGAATTCGAGGCAAAAAAATGGCTCCAACGCGGGGATATTTACGCCTTAATTGTCATTCCCCAAGGGGTGCAAAGAAATCTGCTCGGCGGGCAACAGTCCGAAATTCAATGCTACACCAATGGGCAATTTCTGCTACCTGCGGGCAATATCCAAAAGGCGTTTAGCACCACTGTGGCTATGGTTTCGGCGGGGATTGACATCGAGAAGAGAAAGAAAAAGGGGCAGGAAGACCACTGGGCGCGCACCGAGGTGCAACCCATCAAGCTGGATTTGCATAATTTGTACAACCCTTATTCCAACTATGGGTATTATTTAATTACGCCCTTTTTGCCCTTTATGTTAGAGATGCTGGTGGTGATTATGAGTATTTACATCATTGCCACACCGCTCAAATACGGCTTTGCCAAGCAGTGGTTGCGTATGAGTGGCGAAAATTCTTGGGCGGCGCTCTGGGGAAAACTTTTGCCCTACACCCTTGTGTTTTGCTTAGTGGGGTGGTTTATGAATTTTTATTTGTTCAGGGTGATAGGCACGCCGCTACAAGTCCCGATGTGGAATGTGGTTTTGATGACTTTTGTGCTGATTCTCACGCATCAATTCGTGGCGGTGTTCTTCGTGAGTATTGCCAGGGATATGCGCACGGCGCTCACCTTTGGGGGCGGATTTTGCGCCCTTTGCTTCTCCTTTGGGGCGTATACTTTTCCCATCGAGGGGCTGCCCAGATTTATTCAGGACATTAGCAATATTTTCCCTTACACGCACTTTATCAAATACTTTGTGGCGCGTGCCATTAAGGGCATTCCGATGGATTACGCTTTGCCTAATCTGATGGCGCTCGGGGTTTATTTTGTTTTGTTCCTATGTGCGTACCCTTTATTCGTTAAAAAATTAAACAGAGGAAGTTATGAATAG
- a CDS encoding TlpA disulfide reductase family protein produces the protein MKKIALLCLAALGLISCSERHEKTEFSQEVLSQSVTTASGTETNFGEILNAQKGKTTLVEVWASWCGDCIKAMPETAQFQAQHPELNYLFISVDKDPEAWRNGMEKYATPHQLKGDFILMSGGWGKGTQSAFTQYIELDWIPRYILLDEEGKIKQYYAKSIDEVKL, from the coding sequence ATGAAAAAAATCGCACTACTATGCCTAGCCGCGTTAGGGCTAATCTCCTGCTCGGAAAGGCACGAAAAAACCGAATTCTCCCAAGAAGTTTTAAGCCAAAGCGTAACAACAGCAAGCGGCACAGAAACCAACTTTGGAGAGATTTTAAATGCCCAAAAAGGCAAAACCACCTTAGTTGAAGTATGGGCCTCGTGGTGTGGCGACTGCATTAAGGCGATGCCCGAGACTGCACAATTCCAAGCCCAACACCCAGAGCTTAATTACCTTTTCATCTCCGTGGACAAGGACCCCGAGGCCTGGCGAAATGGAATGGAAAAATATGCCACTCCCCACCAATTAAAAGGCGACTTCATTCTAATGTCTGGCGGCTGGGGCAAAGGCACGCAATCCGCCTTTACTCAATACATAGAGCTAGACTGGATTCCTAGGTATATCCTGCTAGATGAAGAGGGCAAAATAAAGCAATATTATGCCAAGTCCATCGATGAAGTAAAATTATAA
- the hemC gene encoding hydroxymethylbilane synthase: MATLKLGTRKSPLAMWQALQAQKKLQEFGYSVEIVPIASEGDLKLKQPIYELGITGVFTKTLDIALVNGEIDLAVHSLKDVPTQLAHGLQLTACLPRGDHRDILVFKNSNILAKEKRTIATGSLRRKAFWLNRFPQDSVVDLRGNVQLRLQKLLDNDWDGAIFAYAGLNRSEILQNLAQHNLQYQFIENMVSAPSQGIVGIVTRQDLDLSPISDARAQIAGQIERSFLRKLEGGCTAPIGGFADIEGDKVHFTGAILSLDGAQKIQISETRPLSEAQALGEEMAQICLNQGADKIIQEIKKQIGA, encoded by the coding sequence ATGGCAACACTTAAACTAGGCACCCGCAAAAGCCCACTTGCTATGTGGCAAGCCCTCCAAGCGCAGAAAAAATTGCAAGAATTTGGCTACTCGGTGGAGATAGTACCCATAGCCTCCGAGGGCGATTTGAAATTAAAGCAGCCCATTTACGAATTAGGCATCACGGGGGTTTTCACCAAGACGCTGGATATAGCCTTAGTCAATGGTGAAATTGATTTAGCCGTGCATAGTTTAAAAGATGTGCCCACCCAATTGGCGCACGGCTTGCAGCTCACAGCGTGCCTCCCGCGTGGCGACCACCGTGACATTTTGGTGTTTAAAAATTCAAATATTTTAGCCAAAGAAAAACGAACCATAGCCACAGGAAGCCTCCGCAGGAAAGCCTTTTGGCTCAATCGTTTTCCGCAAGACAGTGTGGTAGATTTGCGCGGAAATGTGCAATTAAGGCTACAAAAATTGCTAGACAATGATTGGGACGGAGCCATTTTTGCTTACGCAGGGCTAAATAGAAGCGAAATTCTACAAAATTTAGCACAGCACAATTTGCAATACCAATTCATTGAAAATATGGTTTCAGCCCCCTCGCAAGGCATCGTGGGGATTGTAACGCGTCAAGATTTAGATTTAAGCCCAATTAGCGATGCCCGCGCACAAATTGCAGGCCAGATAGAGCGCTCGTTTTTAAGAAAATTGGAAGGCGGTTGCACTGCGCCCATTGGCGGATTTGCAGATATAGAGGGCGATAAAGTTCATTTCACGGGGGCGATTTTAAGCCTTGATGGCGCACAGAAAATTCAAATCTCAGAGACTCGCCCACTCAGCGAGGCGCAGGCCTTGGGCGAGGAAATGGCTCAAATTTGCCTGAACCAAGGCGCCGATAAAATCATACAAGAGATAAAAAAACAAATTGGAGCTTAG
- a CDS encoding HlyD family secretion protein encodes MKRKDILSIIITLVVFGTVVGLSIWYYNRPQAHYLQGQVEASQINVAPKVPGRVKEIFVQEGQMVKEGDLLLELESTEIQAKKSQAEAAKSAAVAQEQKAYAGARKEQITGAYNVWQQAQAAADLAQKTYERVSNLYDAKVLPAQKKDEAYTQMIALQKQAEAAKSQYEMAQNGSRIEDKNAAAALVAKADGAIAEVNAYLDGAKVYAPHSATVETIIPARGEIVNAGYPVINLIDTSNEWVVFNIREDKLGNYKVGQVFKAFVPALNNQEIELQVKHMAVQADFATWRATSASGDFDRKTFQIKAYPTQKVQGLKPGMSVLVSE; translated from the coding sequence ATGAAAAGAAAAGATATCCTCAGCATCATCATCACCCTTGTCGTATTCGGTACGGTAGTGGGGCTTTCCATCTGGTACTATAATCGTCCGCAGGCGCATTACCTGCAAGGGCAAGTGGAGGCATCACAAATTAATGTAGCCCCCAAAGTGCCAGGGCGCGTGAAAGAAATTTTTGTGCAAGAAGGGCAAATGGTGAAGGAAGGCGATTTGCTTTTAGAGCTGGAAAGCACCGAAATTCAAGCCAAAAAATCCCAAGCCGAAGCCGCCAAATCTGCCGCCGTGGCACAGGAGCAAAAGGCATACGCAGGCGCTAGAAAAGAGCAAATTACGGGCGCTTACAATGTTTGGCAACAAGCCCAAGCCGCTGCCGATTTAGCCCAAAAAACCTACGAGCGCGTGAGCAATCTTTATGATGCCAAGGTGCTTCCCGCCCAGAAAAAAGACGAGGCTTACACCCAAATGATTGCCCTGCAAAAACAAGCCGAAGCCGCCAAATCTCAGTACGAAATGGCACAAAATGGCTCGCGCATTGAGGATAAAAACGCTGCCGCCGCCCTTGTGGCAAAAGCCGATGGCGCCATCGCCGAGGTAAACGCTTACCTTGACGGCGCTAAGGTGTACGCTCCGCATTCTGCCACGGTGGAGACCATTATCCCAGCGCGTGGCGAAATTGTGAATGCGGGCTACCCCGTTATCAACCTGATTGATACCAGCAATGAATGGGTGGTTTTCAACATTCGGGAAGATAAATTGGGCAACTACAAAGTGGGGCAGGTTTTCAAGGCGTTTGTCCCAGCGCTGAACAATCAGGAGATTGAACTCCAAGTGAAGCATATGGCAGTGCAAGCTGATTTTGCCACTTGGCGCGCTACCAGTGCCAGCGGCGATTTCGACCGTAAAACCTTCCAAATCAAGGCATATCCTACGCAAAAAGTACAAGGGCTAAAACCTGGAATGAGCGTGCTTGTAAGCGAGTAA
- the hemA gene encoding glutamyl-tRNA reductase, whose protein sequence is MSVLEEKETLGQFNVIGISYEKADVKTRGEYAFFEEWEEEFVEKAKQIGLEHFFILSTCNRTEIYFFAPSHEPMMQLYCEQVGGDMAIFKEITFVKKGKQALNHLFRVSSGLESQILGDFEILGQMRKAFKRFKKLGCSNAYLERFINTAVQISKQIKNETSLSDGATSVSYAAVQYILSHIPNLEQKNIVLFGTGKIGRNTCENLVKHTGNNKVTLINRTPEKAEKLSQKLDIKFKKIEEITDTLKNTDVLIVATGAKRPTVTPEMLPEREMLIIDMSIPANVEPAVRELKNIQLINVDMLSQTINETLKARESEVPKVETIIRLNLWEFEEWIEGRQFVPAIEAFKERMLFLARYEKKQLHKKEEISICPKGDRLSLRLAQKMTNQFAAYLMENPEKAHQTIGFINEIFHLDLKED, encoded by the coding sequence ATGAGTGTATTGGAAGAAAAAGAAACCTTAGGGCAATTTAATGTCATCGGTATCAGCTATGAGAAGGCCGATGTGAAGACGCGCGGTGAGTACGCTTTCTTTGAGGAGTGGGAGGAGGAGTTTGTTGAGAAAGCCAAGCAAATAGGTTTGGAGCACTTTTTCATTCTATCCACCTGCAATCGTACGGAGATTTATTTTTTTGCCCCGTCCCACGAGCCTATGATGCAGCTATATTGCGAGCAAGTGGGGGGTGATATGGCGATATTTAAAGAAATCACATTCGTTAAGAAAGGCAAGCAGGCGCTTAATCACTTATTCCGAGTGTCCTCTGGCTTGGAGAGCCAAATTTTGGGCGATTTCGAGATTTTAGGACAAATGCGCAAGGCCTTCAAGCGATTTAAAAAATTGGGCTGCTCTAATGCCTATTTGGAGCGCTTCATTAACACCGCAGTGCAAATCAGCAAGCAGATTAAAAATGAAACTTCGCTTAGCGATGGAGCCACCTCTGTATCCTACGCGGCGGTGCAGTATATTTTAAGCCACATTCCTAACCTTGAACAGAAGAATATAGTGCTTTTCGGAACAGGGAAAATCGGGCGAAATACTTGCGAAAATCTTGTGAAGCATACGGGAAATAATAAGGTAACGCTCATTAATAGAACGCCTGAAAAAGCCGAAAAATTAAGCCAGAAATTAGATATAAAATTTAAGAAAATCGAAGAGATCACCGATACCTTGAAAAATACCGATGTGCTCATCGTGGCCACAGGCGCTAAAAGGCCAACTGTAACGCCGGAAATGTTGCCCGAGCGAGAAATGCTCATCATAGATATGTCTATCCCAGCTAATGTGGAGCCTGCCGTGAGAGAGCTTAAAAACATTCAGCTCATCAATGTAGATATGCTCTCGCAAACGATAAATGAAACGCTCAAAGCACGAGAGTCCGAGGTGCCAAAAGTGGAAACCATCATTCGCCTAAACCTTTGGGAATTTGAGGAGTGGATTGAAGGAAGGCAATTTGTGCCAGCCATTGAGGCATTTAAGGAGCGTATGCTCTTTTTGGCGCGTTACGAAAAAAAACAATTGCATAAAAAGGAGGAAATTAGCATTTGCCCCAAAGGCGACCGATTAAGCCTGCGTTTAGCCCAAAAAATGACTAATCAATTTGCGGCATATTTAATGGAAAACCCCGAAAAAGCACACCAGACAATTGGGTTTATCAATGAAATTTTTCATCTAGATTTAAAAGAAGATTAA
- the clpX gene encoding ATP-dependent Clp protease ATP-binding subunit ClpX, whose protein sequence is MANVKNSCAFCGRTQEEVDLLISGVHGNICDRCVEQAYNMLEADGAFRQKKDLALNFDLKSPKEIKAALDEYVIGQEDAKKILSVAVYNHYKRLGQTIGDDEVEIEKSNILLVGETGTGKTLLAKTIARKLQVPFAIVDATVLTEAGYVGEDVESLLTRLLQAADYDVEKAQQGIVFIDEIDKIARKGDNPSITRDVSGEGVQQGLLKLLEGSIVNVPPQGGRKHPDQKYIQIDTKHILFIAGGAFAGIEKDIARRLNTNAIGFKNENSEKLDEKGLLKYVNAQDLRSFGLIPELLGRLPLVTHLDPLSKDALYAILTQPKNALIKQFEKLFAMDGVQLSVTPEAIECFVDKTMELGLGARGLRSLTEKVFTELMYNIDELPNEYTLTKETVLQILNQESIQQIKNLNQ, encoded by the coding sequence ATGGCTAATGTGAAAAATAGCTGCGCATTCTGTGGCAGAACCCAAGAAGAGGTAGATTTATTAATCTCTGGCGTTCACGGCAATATCTGCGACAGGTGCGTGGAGCAAGCGTATAATATGCTGGAAGCCGATGGCGCTTTTAGGCAAAAAAAAGATTTGGCGCTTAATTTTGATTTAAAGTCGCCAAAGGAAATCAAAGCCGCCCTTGATGAATATGTGATAGGGCAGGAAGATGCTAAAAAAATCCTCTCGGTGGCGGTGTATAATCACTACAAGCGCCTTGGGCAAACGATAGGCGATGATGAGGTGGAAATTGAAAAATCTAACATTTTACTCGTGGGCGAAACAGGTACGGGAAAAACCCTACTTGCCAAAACCATTGCACGAAAGCTGCAAGTGCCCTTTGCCATCGTAGATGCTACCGTGCTCACCGAGGCAGGCTATGTGGGCGAAGATGTGGAAAGCCTCCTCACTCGATTGCTCCAAGCGGCAGATTATGATGTGGAAAAAGCACAGCAAGGCATCGTTTTTATAGATGAAATAGATAAAATTGCACGAAAAGGCGACAACCCTTCCATCACGCGAGATGTCTCGGGCGAGGGCGTGCAGCAGGGACTTCTAAAACTGCTTGAAGGCTCCATCGTGAATGTGCCTCCACAAGGCGGACGAAAGCACCCAGACCAAAAATATATACAAATAGATACCAAGCACATTCTATTCATCGCGGGAGGTGCTTTTGCAGGTATAGAGAAGGACATTGCCCGCCGCTTGAATACCAATGCAATCGGGTTTAAAAACGAAAATTCGGAAAAATTAGACGAAAAAGGATTGCTTAAATATGTAAATGCACAAGATTTAAGAAGTTTTGGTTTGATCCCAGAGCTTTTAGGTCGTTTGCCCTTGGTAACGCATTTAGATCCGTTGTCTAAAGATGCACTTTATGCGATTTTGACTCAGCCAAAAAATGCTTTAATTAAGCAATTTGAAAAATTATTTGCGATGGATGGCGTTCAGCTCAGCGTAACGCCAGAGGCCATAGAGTGCTTTGTAGACAAGACTATGGAGCTAGGGCTTGGGGCGCGGGGACTACGCTCGCTCACAGAGAAAGTGTTCACAGAATTGATGTATAATATAGATGAATTACCAAATGAGTATACACTCACCAAGGAGACTGTTTTGCAGATTTTGAACCAAGAATCTATTCAGCAGATTAAGAATTTGAATCAATAA
- a CDS encoding DUF4230 domain-containing protein, which translates to MKYLKYLGLLVLGALLTFFVMKATQKDHAQEASSTIAYGIQRLNKMVVAEQTYANFYSHKSKSSYLGNLISFDKSLLLKVEVKAQASYDLSKMQVKLDSAKQVIYIQKIPPLQIQTYPDVEFFEMSQSKMNEFSKEDLNGIKRRAIAEVEKQIDRTSLQKEAHEQLLQNLEEIYLLAKIYHWKIVDETEFAEEMKNRIPI; encoded by the coding sequence ATGAAATACTTAAAATACTTAGGCTTGCTGGTATTGGGGGCGTTGCTCACTTTTTTTGTGATGAAAGCCACGCAAAAAGACCATGCGCAAGAGGCGTCTTCTACGATTGCCTATGGCATTCAGCGATTGAATAAAATGGTGGTAGCGGAGCAAACCTATGCCAACTTTTATTCGCACAAAAGCAAGAGTAGCTATTTGGGGAATTTAATCTCGTTTGACAAGTCTTTGCTTCTAAAAGTGGAGGTAAAAGCGCAGGCGTCTTATGATTTGTCTAAAATGCAAGTGAAGCTAGATTCTGCCAAGCAGGTGATTTATATTCAAAAAATACCGCCTCTACAAATTCAGACTTACCCCGATGTGGAGTTTTTTGAAATGAGCCAAAGCAAAATGAATGAATTTAGCAAAGAGGACTTAAATGGGATTAAACGCCGCGCCATTGCCGAGGTGGAAAAGCAGATAGACCGCACAAGCCTACAAAAGGAGGCACACGAGCAATTGCTCCAAAATCTAGAAGAAATTTATCTTTTGGCTAAGATTTACCATTGGAAAATTGTAGATGAAACCGAGTTTGCTGAGGAGATGAAAAATCGTATTCCGATTTAA
- a CDS encoding TolC family protein, with the protein MKKFKHILCTLSLALGLPALHAQSLSLSQALNLMETKNGKLQGYQSQAQAAQFGIDAAKGLYFPQLTMSGKIIHMNDDLSLNLNKYKYALTSFIPILKPEKLGDWRFPFQEADVMSLQADVKWPIFTGGKIKAANRAAKIKKELALAEVQTVKSQLISEVSTRYFQVQLAQEAVKVRKQAQEAAQKHFYDAEQLEKNGMIAPAEKMMAETAVADANRELHGAEKDVTLAQTALWGALNTEPSAQELSTPLFEVVLLNDLAYYQKQAQQNYPEIAKARLKKQLAEQDVALKKSKFMPDIALVGSKYLLTENLPITEPDWYVGVGMQIDIFTGMKNRKEYAQSKAVSQSVDLLTQQAERDIQTLVKKQFTEIQKQQEQLQSLKKSLSFAEELLRVREKAFHEGFAKSTDVVDANLYLASIKMQKLQALFAMDKALAEMLETCGLSHTLNQYIIQ; encoded by the coding sequence ATGAAAAAATTTAAGCACATTCTCTGCACGCTTTCCCTCGCATTGGGGCTGCCTGCCTTGCACGCGCAAAGCCTGAGCCTGAGCCAAGCGCTGAACCTTATGGAAACCAAAAACGGCAAACTCCAAGGCTACCAAAGCCAAGCCCAAGCCGCCCAATTCGGCATCGATGCTGCCAAGGGGCTGTACTTCCCGCAGCTTACGATGAGCGGAAAAATCATTCATATGAATGACGACCTTTCCCTGAATTTAAACAAATACAAATACGCCTTAACCTCTTTCATTCCGATTTTAAAACCCGAAAAATTAGGCGATTGGCGTTTTCCCTTTCAAGAGGCTGATGTGATGAGCCTCCAAGCCGATGTGAAGTGGCCTATTTTCACGGGCGGAAAAATTAAAGCGGCAAACCGCGCTGCTAAAATTAAAAAAGAGTTGGCATTGGCGGAGGTGCAAACCGTAAAATCGCAATTAATTTCCGAAGTTTCTACCCGATATTTCCAAGTGCAACTTGCCCAAGAGGCAGTAAAAGTACGAAAACAAGCCCAAGAGGCAGCGCAAAAACATTTCTATGACGCCGAGCAATTGGAAAAAAACGGAATGATTGCCCCTGCCGAAAAAATGATGGCTGAGACCGCCGTAGCCGATGCCAATCGTGAGTTGCACGGTGCCGAAAAAGATGTTACTCTTGCCCAAACGGCACTCTGGGGGGCGCTCAATACTGAACCTTCCGCACAGGAGCTTAGCACGCCGCTCTTTGAGGTGGTTTTGCTCAACGATTTGGCGTATTACCAAAAGCAAGCTCAGCAAAATTACCCCGAAATTGCCAAAGCACGCCTTAAAAAGCAATTGGCAGAGCAAGATGTGGCACTGAAAAAATCTAAATTTATGCCCGATATTGCGCTGGTGGGTTCCAAGTATTTATTAACGGAAAATCTCCCCATCACCGAGCCCGACTGGTATGTGGGGGTGGGAATGCAAATCGATATTTTCACGGGAATGAAAAACAGAAAGGAATACGCACAATCCAAGGCGGTGAGCCAAAGTGTGGATTTGCTCACTCAGCAAGCCGAGCGCGATATTCAAACCTTGGTGAAGAAACAATTTACCGAAATCCAAAAGCAGCAAGAGCAATTACAGAGCCTGAAAAAATCCCTTTCCTTTGCCGAGGAATTGTTGCGCGTGCGCGAAAAGGCGTTCCACGAGGGTTTTGCCAAATCCACCGATGTGGTAGATGCCAATCTGTATTTGGCTTCCATCAAAATGCAAAAACTCCAAGCGCTCTTTGCGATGGACAAGGCGCTCGCCGAAATGCTCGAAACCTGCGGGCTAAGCCATACATTAAACCAATACATCATTCAATAA
- a CDS encoding uroporphyrinogen-III synthase translates to MLKILLTKKLSPEVYQSALPKAQVDSMDFISTEYFPDREILAKIENETDFIVSSLKAAQWAIKNQIKGNFYCVGEKSRNLLSKNNPVLATAGYAEDLVQIIQEKYNQKRFCFLCSDIRLDTIPDTLKSSKILLTEVPVYRTRSLAPPLEAPYNAYAFFSPSGVKSFFKTYKIPNNSFIFALGDSTKNSLESFTENRIFTPENPKTQDLIYLIKRTLYAQK, encoded by the coding sequence ATGCTGAAAATTCTTTTAACTAAAAAACTGAGTCCAGAGGTGTATCAAAGTGCTTTGCCCAAAGCGCAAGTGGATTCCATGGATTTCATCAGCACCGAATATTTTCCTGACCGAGAAATTTTGGCTAAAATTGAAAATGAAACGGATTTTATCGTTTCGAGCCTAAAGGCTGCCCAATGGGCAATAAAAAATCAAATTAAAGGGAATTTTTACTGCGTGGGCGAGAAATCGAGAAACCTACTCAGCAAAAATAACCCCGTACTTGCCACCGCTGGCTACGCTGAAGATTTAGTGCAAATTATCCAAGAAAAATATAACCAAAAACGATTTTGTTTTTTGTGCAGCGACATTCGGCTAGACACCATTCCCGATACGCTGAAATCGTCAAAAATACTACTCACGGAAGTGCCCGTGTACCGCACCAGAAGCCTTGCTCCACCGCTCGAAGCCCCTTACAATGCTTATGCATTCTTCAGCCCCTCAGGTGTAAAATCTTTTTTTAAAACCTATAAAATTCCGAATAATTCTTTTATTTTTGCCCTAGGCGATAGCACTAAGAATTCGCTAGAGAGTTTTACCGAAAATAGAATTTTCACCCCAGAAAACCCTAAAACACAAGATTTAATTTATTTAATAAAAAGAACATTATATGCCCAAAAATGA